Proteins found in one Dioscorea cayenensis subsp. rotundata cultivar TDr96_F1 unplaced genomic scaffold, TDr96_F1_v2_PseudoChromosome.rev07_lg8_w22 25.fasta BLBR01001717.1, whole genome shotgun sequence genomic segment:
- the LOC120256911 gene encoding uncharacterized protein LOC120256911 → MVFVFHINVLGWGRRLPGLPSMVVRLLLFLDGTHFLGKYDGVLLGATGKDGYEGLFHVAFVIVDNETDKNWTWFLANLGDMFYGQQDYDKIITFISDRRKGLVNAIARVFPLSPNGNCLRYLEGNFMKTNARLGKALKDQCWAVVVKIAYAYITKKFDDAVSEFTSLSAVEHDSVGYIPLPKIRKKVEQIVEDSRFLRVGRSDLDTYEVIGEHNSAVILQVQKGSCRRWDVHGLPCKYACAAIMQIDTGVHCYIDDYFTADCYRHAYIKLIYPIHGNDKPSDDHRELRMRPPVSKNRVTSFRCP, encoded by the exons atggtgttcGTTTTCCATATAAACGTGCTTGGATGGGGAAGGAGGTTGCCAGGGTTGCCATCCATGGTAGTGAG GCTATTACTTTTTCTTGATGGAACTCACTTCCTGGGAAAGTACGATGGGGTTTTGTTGGGAGCAACAGGCAAAGATGGCTATGAAGGTCTTTTCCATGTAGCATTCGTTATTGTTGATAACGAAACTGACAAAAATTGGACTTGGTTTCTCGCTAATCTTGGGGATATGTTTTATGGTCAACAGGACTATGACAAAATTATCACATTCATCTCCGACCGGCGCAAGGGTCTTGTCAACGCCATTGCCAGAGTGTTCCCCTTATCGCCGAATGGGAATTGTTTGCGATATTTGGAGGGTAACTTCATGAAAACCAATGCTAGACTCGGGAAAGCACTTAAAGATCAGTGTTGGGCAGTAGTTGTGAAAATTGCATACGCTTACATCACGAAAAAGTTTGATGATGCAGTTAGTGAATTTACGTCACTATCGGCCGTTGAGCATGATTCG GTGGGATACATACCTTTGCCTAAGATTCGCAAGAAGGTTGAACAAATTGTCGAAGATAGCCGCTTTCTAAGAGTGGGCCGATCGGACCTTGACACGTATGAAGTCATTGGCGAACACAACAGTGCTGTCATCCTGCAGGTACAAAAGGGCTCATGCAGAAGATGGGATGTGCATGGGCTTCCTTGCAAGTATGCATGTGCAGCGATTATGCAAATAGACACTGGTGTGCACTGTTACATAGATGATTATTTCACAGCCGATTGTTATCGTCATGCGTATATCAAACTAATATACCCAATCCATGGGAATGACAAGCCATCTGACGACCACCGTGAACTCCGAATGCGTCCACCAGTATCAAAGAATAGAGTCACAAGCTTTCGATGTCCATGA
- the LOC120256907 gene encoding cytochrome P450 94B3-like, with protein MSPFLFSFLASSSIARTLLFFGFIFIYITFKGIEQVSSCYGPKKYPLIGSLISFYKNRCRLLSWYTELLANSPINTIVVERLGARRTIVTANPQNVEYILKTNFNNYPKGKPFTDILGDLLGCGIFNVDGEVWHARRKLASHEFTTKSLREFIVKALNTEVHDRLIPILSSSNKKKKVFDMQDLLSRLTFDNICKISLGTDPCLLNEEMPSAELASAFDIAAEISARRGMAPVSAVWKLKRALGVGSEKHLKVAVELIHGSIMEIIKERKKKIHDKQMEMMKIDQNDLLSRLIQGGHSNEVIRDMVISFIMAGKDTTSSALTWFFWLLSCNPNVEQEIVKEVTMHGKGEQIGYQELKEMKFLEASLCESMRLYPPVVWDSKHAARDDKLPDGTPVRKGDRVTYFPYGMGRMERLWGKDWEEFRPWRWMAGDNRKEVVPVSPYKFSVFQAGPRVCLGKEMAFVQMKYVAATVLRRFKLRRVDDQPPVLVPLLTSHMAGGLNMMVEERVVEL; from the coding sequence ATGTCGccctttctcttctccttccttgCTTCATCATCCATTGCTAGAACTCTTTTATTCTTTGGCTTCATCTTCATTTACATTACTTTCAAAGGAATTGAGCAAGTTTCTTCATGCTATGGCCCTAAAAAGTATCCACTCATTGGAAGCTTGATCTCTTTCTACAAGAATCGTTGCCGGCTACTCAGTTGGTATACTGAGCTCTTGGCGAATTCTCCAATCAATACGATCGTTGTGGAGAGATTAGGGGCTCGCCGGACTATCGTCACAGCAAACCCGCAGAATGTCGAGTACATACTGAAGACAAACTTCAACAATTACCCTAAGGGTAAGCCCTTCACCGACATCCTCGGAGATCTCTTAGGTTGTGGTATCTTCAATGTCGATGGCGAAGTGTGGCATGCCAGGAGAAAGCTAGCAAGCCATGAATTCACAACCAAATCCCTCCGAGAATTCATTGTAAAAGCACTAAACACAGAGGTACATGACCGACTAATACCGATATTATCATCGtcgaataagaagaagaaggtgtttGACATGCAAGACTTACTCAGTCGATTAACATTCGACAACATCTGCAAGATTTCCCTCGGCACAGATCCCTGCTTGCTCAATGAAGAAATGCCCTCAGCAGAGCTCGCTTCAGCTTTCGATATCGCCGCAGAGATAAGTGCAAGGAGGGGAATGGCTCCGGTCTCTGCGGTGTGGAAGTTGAAGAGAGCCCTGGGAGTTGGATCAGAGAAGCATCTCAAGGTGGCAGTGGAGCTTATACATGGCTCAATAATGGAAATTATcaaggagaggaagaagaagattcaTGATAAACAAATGGAGATGATGAAAATAGACCAGAATGATCTCTTATCAAGATTGATACAAGGAGGGCATAGCAATGAGGTGATCAGAGATATGGTTATTAGCTTCATCATGGCAGGGAAGGACACAACTTCTTCAGCTTTAACTTGGTTCTTTTGGTTATTATCTTGTAACCCTAATGTGGAACAAGAAATAGTAAAAGAAGTGACCATGCATGGAAAAGGAGAGCAGATTGGGTATCAAGAATTGAAGGAGATGAAGTTCTTGGAAGCTAGTCTTTGTGAGAGCATGAGATTATATCCTCCGGTGGTGTGGGACTCAAAACATGCTGCAAGAGACGACAAGTTGCCGGATGGAACTCCGGTGAGGAAAGGCGATAGGGTTACATATTTTCCTTATGGAATGGGAAGGATGGAGAGGTTGTGGGGAAAGGATTGGGAGGAGTTTAGGCCTTGGAGGTGGATGGCCGGAGATAACAGGAAGGAGGTGGTGCCAGTGTCACCATATAAGTTTTCGGTGTTTCAAGCTGGGCCTAGAGTTTGTCTTGGAAAGGAAATGGCTTTTGTTCAGATGAAGTATGTGGCGGCCACCGTGCTCCGTCGGTTTAAGCTCCGGCGAGTCGATGACCAGCCTCCAGTCTTGGTGCCTCTTCTGACCTCTCATATGGCCGGAGGACTTAACATGATGGTGGAGGAGAGGGTGGTGGagctttaa
- the LOC120256910 gene encoding uncharacterized protein LOC120256910: protein MAPYEALYGRRCRSPICWDDVGERKLLGPEIVQLTVEKVRLIRDRLRAAQSRQKSYADNRRRSLEFQVGDHVFLRVAPTKGVIRFGVRGKLSPRFIGPFEILERIGEVAYRLALPPSLSRVHDVFHVSMLKKFIPNPDHVIQFSDFELSNDLTYEEQPIKIVDFKEQTLRSRVISYVKVQWSNHSEREATWELESEIKGRYPYLFLIP from the coding sequence ATGGCTCCTTATGAGGCACTGTATGGCAGGAGATGTAGGTCACCTATTTGTTGGGATGATGTGGGAGAACGTAAATTGTTAGGGCCAGAGATTGTGCAGTTGACAGTGGAGAAAGTTCGTCTTATCAGAGATCGTCTGCGAGCAGCTCAGAGCAGGCAGAAAAGTTATGCAGATAATAGGAGAAGAAGCTTGGAGTTCCAGGTGGGTGATCATGTGTTCTTAAGAGTAGCTCCCACTAAAGGAGTTATTCGTTTTGGTGTGAGAGGGAAGCTCAGCCCTCGGTTTATCGGTCCGTTTGAGATTTTGGAACGCATTGGTGAGGTGGCATATCGACTTGCATTACCACCTTCACTGTCTCGGGTACATGATGTGTTCCATGTTTCTATGCTGAAGAAGTTCATTCCGAATCCTGACCATGTGATACAATTTTCTGACTTTGAGCTTAGCAATGATTTGACGTATGAGGAGCAACCTATAAAGATTGTGGATTTTAAGGAGCAAACATTGAGAAGCCGGGTCATTTCTTATGTCAAGGTTCAATGGAGCAATCATTCAGAGCGTGAAGCAACTTGGGAGTTGGAGTCTGAGATAAAAGGGAGATATCCGTATCTTTTTTTGATACCTTAG